Below is a genomic region from Bacillus anthracis str. Vollum.
AACTTTTAATGAATCAACCAAATCTAAATATGTATATCTGCTCTTTGAAAGAAGCTGGAGATGTTATTTCAGATATCATTCTAGAAATAGATGATAATCAAAACTTTGAACAAGATATCCTTTTACCTTTATCTCAACGTACAGTAGGCGATGCAGACTGGCGTTACGCATTTGTTGAAAAAGTTCAAACCTTTAAAGAAATAATAGATGGTGGTCTTAGACGCACGTATAGAAGAGATAAAGACGCTATGCAAGATTTCTTCTTTATTTTTGGCAATGAAAATGATTACCGAATGATTGCTAGATTAGACGATGTTGTATTTTCAAGAAGAGAAGGTGATGAGGGGGTGCCACTTGTTGTGATCTATCCAAAGCGCAAAAAGGCTAGAGATATACTTTTAATGGACACTTATGACAATGTACTACTGTTATCCCTCAAAAATGAAGATGTCACTATAGACGCAGATGAACAGATTGTGGTACGTACCGCAAATAACATACACCCGAAAAGACGTAAACTTGTAGAATTATATTAATCTATTGTTTTTTATATACTTCTATGCAATTTTATTGATTTTTATTTTTTAAGGTGTTAGAATAGCGATTGAACATATAATTAAAACTACAATCAAATCAGAACATATGAAATTAAGGCAAGCGACACACGCTGTTTTTACAGTGGGTGTCGCTTGCCTTTTTTTATATGGAGAAAGGTGGAAAACGATAATGAATTTACAATTTGCATCAACAACGAATGGGGGAGTGCTCTCTGCAAGAGAAGCATTTACAAATCCAGAACTTGTCCTAAAACATATGACAGAAGAGGGGGCAACATTTAGTGTTTCTCTACAAGATATCCAAATCCCAGGTAAACTGAATTACTATTGGTATGATGTAATCATTGAGACAGCAACAAATAAAAAGATAGAAGTAAATATTGCGGTACTTTCTCAGGAAGAATATAACCAGCTCTGTGAAAGAGATAGTATTGATTTATATTTAAAACAAACTGAAGACGCAGCGAAATTCTTTTTAGAAAAATCAAAGGGACTATTTCAACCAGAATTCAATAATCGCTTCACATTCCATCATAAAGCTCAATTATATCTGTAAGAGGTAGGTGAGCCTATATGGAGACATTTAAACAACGATTACCGTTATTTACTACAATCACCTTAATTAGTGGATTTATTCTTTCATTCGGATTCGGTTTAGTAAACTACATCAAGTTACTCTACTATGCATTTGAACCACCTTCTTATCCTATAGAAATTACATATGTACCGCTTATTTTGATGTTCTTCTCTTTGCTATTAGGAGAATTTAGCTTTAGGTTTTATAGCCGTATTCCTGCTTTGCATGTAAAAAATGGGAAATTAATAATTTTGATTGTCTCTCATATTGCAGTTGATATTCAATTTTTATGGTTTGCAACTGCTCCAATCCATGCAAAGGTTATCCCGTATCTTACGGATAAATCAAAACATGTTAATTTTGGTGAGTATGAGGCCATAGGTCATGTTTTAACAGGGAATTTTCACACACTCACTATGATTTTTGTCTTTTTACCTACAGTATTTATGATTTTATTTACACTTTGGTATAGTGGCCATATTGTTCGTTACCGAGAAGAAATATTAAAGTGGGTACAAAAATACGAATATAAAAATCACAAGTTACAAAAATGGTTTAATAGCCAAGAAGAACAAATATACCCTGACGTAGAAATTGGACCGCATATTGAGCATAAAGAGATGGTTCGTATTAAGGGGAAAGATAGAACGCTAAATGGAATCATTATTGGTCCAATCGGTTCTGGTAAAACATCAAGCTTAATTATTCCTATGATAAATCAAGATTTACACTGGATGGTACGTTTTATAAATAAGTTTGAAACAGCCTATAAAAAGAATGATTATGATACAGAAGAAGTAAAAGGAACATTTTTAAATGGTGTGACTGTTATTGAACCGAGTAATGATTTATGTCAAAAAGTATTTAAATTGGTACAAGCACATAAGATCCCAGCAAGCTCGGTTTACTACATTGACCCAACCAATCCCGATACCAAAAATATAAACATTCTGCGTGGACCGGTAGATAAAGTAGCAGAGGTTTTCGCAATGGTTATTCAAGGTTTATCTGAATCTAACAATGCGTTCTTTGAACAAGCCCAGCGTAACCACCTTAAACAACATATCTATTTATTAAAGCTTCACAACCCGCAAAAAGATGTTACCTTCGACGACTTAATTGAGATGTATGATGATGTAGAACGTGTTCACCGTATGCACAAACTATTAAAAATACAGGTCGAAAAGCTATATGATTTTGTTCAAACCGGAGCTGCTTCACGTGACCAAAAAAACGAATATAAGATTATAAAAGGAATTGAAGAGTGGTTTAATAATACGATTCGTGAAAAGATGGATTTTCAAGGTGAACCAGCAGTTTATAAATCTGGAAAATACCGCGGACAACCGATGCATTATGACAGAGAAGAAGAATATGTAAAAGGTTTACGCAATATCTTAAAAGATTTAGCTTCAAACGTTTTAATACGACGTGTTTTATTTGGTAAATCCGATTTTGATTTCGATGTCCATTTGGAGCAAGGTGGCATTTTACTTGTAAATACTGCGAAAGGGGAATTAGCCGACCTTTCAAACGTATTAGGAAAATTTGTATTGCTAAGTATGCAGAATGCGGTATTCCGGAGAGAACCAAACGTCTCACCTTACCACCACATAATAGTCGATGAGTTCCCAGATTATGTGGTGAAGCCGTTTAAAGAATTCCCTGCACAATCCCGTAAATATAAAGTAATTTTAACAATTGCTAGCCAAACGCTATCTCAATTAGCTCTCGACTTTACAGAACAATACATGTTTACTTTACTAGGTTCATTCCGTAACAAAATGATATTTGGAGATGTAACGCCATATGATGCAAAAATTTTCTCTGACATGTTCGGTGAAAAAGAAGAATTTAAAGAGGCGGAATCCGAACAGGGTATTTCTCCTATGCAAGATAATCCTGTTAGTCGACTAGGATCAACCTACAAAAAAACAAAAGAAGTTGTTATGTCACCAGGGGATATCATGGCACAAGGTGCATTTATCTGTGCTGCTCGTATCGTACAAGACAACCATGTGCAACCTGTCCAACAAATTACGAGTAACTTTGTACCAAAAGAAGAATTTTCTCAAGCTATTACACGGGTAGATGAAGAGATAGGACGATATTGGGAAAATGAACGTCTTCGCCTTATTAATGAATCTATTGCAAAAGCAAATCCTATGAAGCATGTAGACGCAGAGAACATGAAAAAAGTTCAAACTTTGCCGCCTATACAAGAGGATGAGATGAAACAAAATAGCTCTGTAGAAACAACTGAAGAGCAACAGCACATTGTATCATTGGAAGATTATAAGGAACACAAGTCTCATAATGAAACCTTATCTAATGAACCTGCAACTATGAATCAGCAGGGAGATGTTGATGATGAAGCTGAAAATAAGTTGTATGAAGATATTAAGGAATTTATTATTGAATCACAACAAGTCTCGCCATCTCTTCTGCAAAGAAAATTCAGGATTGGCTATATGAAAGCTATGCAATATATTGAGAAGTTAGAACAAAATCTAGTTGTAAGTTCTTACACAGGGGATAGTAATCGTAAAGTATTAATTTCAAATAATAGTAGAATAACAGAAGAAACAAGTATTAATACTACTCATTCATCTGACAATACTATTTCACAGGAAGTGGCGATTCCAAGCGAAGACAAAGGAACCGTACAAGAGGAAACACATATAGAAAGTGTAAGCACTGCAATAACTGAACCAGTCATAAACGAAGTAATAGAGGAAGTCATAGATATAGAATCACCCCTAATGGATGAATGCCATGAAATAAACATGGAGGTATCCGAACTAAACAAAGAATTGTCTATTACTATGCTAAAGCAAGATTGGAATACGGATTCCATCATTCATTCCAGGATTCCTGATGAGACTGAACCACTGTTTGAAGAATTCCCATCTGATGGACTTCCCGTTACAATGATAGGAACTGCAGAAACAAGTATAGAATCTACTTCAATTCCCGTTACAATAACAGAGCCGGAAGAAACACATGTAGAAATCAACACGATTCCCATTGAAGAAACGCTTAATCATACCGAAGAAAACAAGCTAGATGAAGATGTAGCAAAAGTGTACGAATCTATTAGTATTACGGTTCAAGAAAACTTAGAAAAAAATAGAGAAGATCATTTGAAAAATGATGTGAAGCAACCAGAATATAAACCTATGAGTTACAAAGAACGCCAGGAGCACTTAAAATATCAGCAAAAAAATAAAAATAACAAATCGCAGTCGCTGGTTAATAATATTGAGAAACCTAAGCAAAAAACATCGAACGTAATGAGTAAAGAATTGAACAATTTCTTTGATTAATAGTTGGTAAGCCTCAAATTAAATCTAGTAAGAGTATTTGCCAGCATTTCGGAAAAAAACCACGCTAAGCAAAAAAATAAGCTGTTCAGATGGACAGCTTATTTACATAATTATCGTTATTGGAAGTTATCGGAAAAACTTCTTCTTTTGAGAAGGTTACTGTTTTAACCTCTTGCTTTGTAAATCTTGTCTGCTCTATTTACGCTAAGGAACGTCAGAACACTTGTAAGAACAATAAGTACTAACCAATAGTCGCTTCCTTTTACAGCTAAAACAACTGATAGTATTGATAGTAATATTGCAAGTACGAAACCCGACATGGTTTTTGAATCCTTTAACATTAACCAATTCATTTTTTCTCCCCCTTTTTTTAATTGTACCATTCAAGGATAACAGTTTGTTTGGATTTTTGGATGTATATAATATTCATGGTTGGTTAACATAACGTCCTATTCTCAGAAGTTACTTTTTCCTTTTACTTTGTAAGTAATCCAATAACAGTTATAACAATTAAGATAACTACCCATATAATAAAATGTTTGTTTCTTTTTACAAATTTTATTGTTGTATCAGAGTCATCTGTTTCTTCAAAGCGTTCTATTTTTCTTTTTTGTACAACGAGTGTCCAAAAATACACTGCATTCCCTATTGATAAAATCAAAAAAGCATTTCCTAAATGACCATTTCTAAAGTTATCGTATAACGACCAAATGAGTAATAAAACAGTATAGACCATGAACCCATTTTTACTGGCTTTTGCTACATGATGTTTTTCCATTTCGTCTTGCTTTTGTATCCACATTATTCTTTTACTCCTTTATTTCAAGATTATTCAAGTGTAAAAATGTCCTCCATTTTTAGATTAAAGTAATGAGCTATTTTCAATGCTAATTCTAAACTTGGATTATAGTGATTGTTTTCAATGGCTACAATCGTTTGTCTTGTAACTTGTAAGTCCTTTGCCATCTGTACTTGTGTAATTTCATGTTGTACTCGTAGTTCCTTAATTTTATTTTTTACAGTCATCATTTCACCTGCAATGTAAAGATATCTTTACTAATAGATTATATAAAAACAGTATAAATGTAAAGATATATTTACACCTTATCTTGGAAAATACAAAACCCAAAGCATATTTTAATTACTTTGGGGTAATGAATATCCTATACAGGTTAAGTTAACATAACGCATCATTATCGGTAGCAAAGAAAAAGGAGGGAACCCTACTCTCACAAGGGAACCTTCTTTTTTGTTCTATGGAGCTATAAATTTTTTTATACATTCCTATTCTAGCGCGGTTTTAGGGTTCTTGTTTGTTACTGGATTTGCCGAAAAACTGTATAAAATCTTGTATACTCTTAGCTTAGGGGTTTTCCGAAATGCTGGCAGTACCCCATGCCCATCAACTTAATATTTTGAAGTATCCCCCAAATGAAAAAATTGCACTTTTAAAGGTAAATATAGAATTAGAATATAAATTATCAAGAAATAATAATTAGTAAAGTAGAAGATTTCAATAAAAATTGGTAAAATAATAAGCAAGTATTGAAATTAGAAATAGGACTGTGTTAAAAAAGGAGATTCTATACTATGGAGCAAATTATTTTAAACAATAAGAACGGATCTACAGAGATATATTATAAATTATTCTCTATGTTATCTTTGTTAACTTTTCATAAGATCACATCCATTGAAAAGAAAAAGAAAAACCTTAAGCTTTCCCTTGAAAACGAATTGAAAAATTTAACGAAAAATAATCCTTATAAATTATAATACGTTTCCCCAAAGATTAAACTCTATAAAGGATTTTATTAAACCAATATAATCTCATATTAATTCGACCCTAAAAACGCTATTCTTTTTGTAGAAATATACAGAAAGGGTGGCGTTTTTTATGAATCTTTCGATTCAAAGTGAACTACAATTATTTGCTGAAGAGTTATATCAACATCTTACTCCCTCATTTTTAGAGAATCTGGCTAAAGAACTAATTTTTGTAAAACGGAAGCGTAAATTTTCAGGAAATGATTTAGCTATTATCTGTTTCTGGATTAGTCAACATGTCGCGAGTGATTCTTTAGTTCGACTGTGTAGTCAACTTCATGCTATTACAGGAACTCTTATGAGTCCAGAAGGGCTCAATAAACGTTTCAATAAAAAAGCTGTTTGCTTGTTAAAACATATTTTCTCTGCATTATTAAAAAATAAAATTTATAAAACATCAGTGATTCCAAGCTCTTCAATCGCTTATTTTCAACGAATTCGTATTTTAGATGCAACGATTTTTCAAATGCCAAAACATTTAGCGAATGTGTATCCAGGATCAGGTGGTTGTGCACAAACAGCGGGTATAAAGATTCAATTAGAATATGATTTACATAGCGGACAGTTTTTTAAATTTTCAAGTTGAACCGGGGAAGAATAATGATAAGACCTTTGGAACAGAATGTTTAGCGACATTACGGCCTGGCGATCTATGTATTCGGGATTTAGGCTATTATTCACTGGACGATTTAGATCAAATGGACCAACGAGGCGTGTATTATATATCGCGGCTTAAACTAAATAATATGGTGTATATCAAAAATGAGTTTCCTGAATACTTTCGAAATGGGACAGTAAAAAAACAGTCTCAGTACATCAAAGTTGATTTAGAACACATTATGAATACCTTAGAACCAGGACAGGTCTATGAAATAACAGATGCTTATATTGGAAAGGATAAAAAACTATTTACACGAGTTATTATATATCGATTAACTGAAAAACAACTTCGAGAACGTAAGAAAAACAAGTGTATACGGAAAGTAAAAAGGGTATTACGTACTCAGAGAAAAGCAAACGATTGGCTGGTATGAACATTTATGTTACCAATACACCTTTGGAATGGGTTCCGATGGAACAAATACATGATTTTTATTCCCTCCGCTGGCAAATTGAAATTA
It encodes:
- a CDS encoding helix-turn-helix transcriptional regulator; protein product: MTVKNKIKELRVQHEITQVQMAKDLQVTRQTIVAIENNHYNPSLELALKIAHYFNLKMEDIFTLE
- a CDS encoding DNA translocase FtsK, with the protein product METFKQRLPLFTTITLISGFILSFGFGLVNYIKLLYYAFEPPSYPIEITYVPLILMFFSLLLGEFSFRFYSRIPALHVKNGKLIILIVSHIAVDIQFLWFATAPIHAKVIPYLTDKSKHVNFGEYEAIGHVLTGNFHTLTMIFVFLPTVFMILFTLWYSGHIVRYREEILKWVQKYEYKNHKLQKWFNSQEEQIYPDVEIGPHIEHKEMVRIKGKDRTLNGIIIGPIGSGKTSSLIIPMINQDLHWMVRFINKFETAYKKNDYDTEEVKGTFLNGVTVIEPSNDLCQKVFKLVQAHKIPASSVYYIDPTNPDTKNINILRGPVDKVAEVFAMVIQGLSESNNAFFEQAQRNHLKQHIYLLKLHNPQKDVTFDDLIEMYDDVERVHRMHKLLKIQVEKLYDFVQTGAASRDQKNEYKIIKGIEEWFNNTIREKMDFQGEPAVYKSGKYRGQPMHYDREEEYVKGLRNILKDLASNVLIRRVLFGKSDFDFDVHLEQGGILLVNTAKGELADLSNVLGKFVLLSMQNAVFRREPNVSPYHHIIVDEFPDYVVKPFKEFPAQSRKYKVILTIASQTLSQLALDFTEQYMFTLLGSFRNKMIFGDVTPYDAKIFSDMFGEKEEFKEAESEQGISPMQDNPVSRLGSTYKKTKEVVMSPGDIMAQGAFICAARIVQDNHVQPVQQITSNFVPKEEFSQAITRVDEEIGRYWENERLRLINESIAKANPMKHVDAENMKKVQTLPPIQEDEMKQNSSVETTEEQQHIVSLEDYKEHKSHNETLSNEPATMNQQGDVDDEAENKLYEDIKEFIIESQQVSPSLLQRKFRIGYMKAMQYIEKLEQNLVVSSYTGDSNRKVLISNNSRITEETSINTTHSSDNTISQEVAIPSEDKGTVQEETHIESVSTAITEPVINEVIEEVIDIESPLMDECHEINMEVSELNKELSITMLKQDWNTDSIIHSRIPDETEPLFEEFPSDGLPVTMIGTAETSIESTSIPVTITEPEETHVEINTIPIEETLNHTEENKLDEDVAKVYESISITVQENLEKNREDHLKNDVKQPEYKPMSYKERQEHLKYQQKNKNNKSQSLVNNIEKPKQKTSNVMSKELNNFFD